The following proteins are encoded in a genomic region of Microbacterium sp. NC79:
- a CDS encoding DNA mismatch repair protein, translating into MNALITQPLEITVHHLEIIRGVGAGLWRVTDTRNFVLGNIQALPESLGVRYHAMRFHVPTATFRSIGAFWSPDEALICLRHSR; encoded by the coding sequence ATGAACGCACTCATCACTCAGCCGCTCGAAATCACCGTGCATCACCTGGAGATCATTCGCGGCGTCGGCGCCGGACTGTGGCGGGTCACGGACACACGAAACTTCGTACTCGGCAACATCCAAGCGCTGCCTGAGTCTCTCGGCGTGCGATATCACGCCATGCGATTCCACGTTCCGACGGCGACGTTCCGAAGCATTGGCGCGTTCTGGTCGCCCGATGAGGCTCTCATTTGCCTGCGGCACTCGCGATGA
- a CDS encoding FAD-binding dehydrogenase: MPDARIHETDVLIVGWGLSGLVAAREALLQRRRVTIIDQEPLTNLGGQAWWSFGGLFFVDSPEQRRMGIKDSLELARQDWFGTAGFDRAEDQWPRAWAEAYLQFAAGEKRSWLKSLGVGFFPVVGWAERGGYGALGPGNSVPRFHITWGTGPGIVAPFEAAVQDAEQDGLVTVLPRHKVTELVTTNGAVTGARGDVLLASDAERGMATNRDVVGQFEIEARATVIASGGIGGNHDLVRRNWPARLGTAPEHMITGVPAYVDGSMHGVSADVGAHLINSDRMWHYVEGIQNWNPVWPSHGIRILPGPSSLWLDATGRRLPVPLYPGFDTLGTLAHLRTTGHDHSWFVLSQSIIEKEFALSGSEQNPDLTGKDISLLLKSRLAKGATGPVQAFMDQGADFVVEPTLERLVAGMQALPGGEALDPARVIAEVEARDREMENDFTKDSQIAMLRATRAYRGDKLIRTAAPHRLQDPAAGPMIAVKLHILTRKSLGGIETDLNGQALSADGNPIPGLFAAGEASGFGGGGVHGYRALEGTFVGGCLFSGRQAGRAAADSSR; the protein is encoded by the coding sequence GTGCCCGACGCACGCATCCACGAAACCGACGTCCTGATTGTTGGTTGGGGCCTGTCCGGTCTCGTCGCAGCTCGCGAAGCACTTTTGCAGCGACGCCGTGTGACGATCATCGATCAGGAGCCGCTCACCAACCTCGGTGGTCAAGCCTGGTGGTCTTTCGGCGGACTCTTCTTCGTCGATTCACCTGAACAGCGCCGTATGGGGATTAAGGACAGCCTGGAACTTGCCAGGCAGGACTGGTTCGGAACCGCGGGTTTTGACCGCGCAGAAGACCAGTGGCCGCGGGCGTGGGCGGAGGCATACCTCCAGTTCGCTGCCGGTGAGAAACGCTCGTGGTTGAAGTCTCTCGGGGTCGGCTTCTTCCCTGTGGTGGGCTGGGCGGAACGGGGCGGTTACGGCGCGCTCGGGCCAGGCAACTCGGTACCGCGCTTTCACATCACCTGGGGAACAGGGCCAGGGATCGTCGCACCGTTTGAGGCTGCCGTGCAGGATGCGGAACAGGATGGGCTCGTGACCGTCCTCCCCCGCCACAAGGTCACCGAACTCGTCACCACCAACGGTGCTGTGACAGGTGCACGCGGCGATGTGTTGTTGGCCTCCGATGCCGAACGCGGTATGGCGACAAACCGTGATGTCGTCGGGCAGTTCGAAATCGAGGCACGCGCAACTGTCATCGCTTCTGGCGGGATCGGCGGCAATCACGACCTCGTGCGCCGCAACTGGCCCGCACGTCTCGGTACCGCCCCCGAGCACATGATCACCGGCGTCCCCGCCTACGTTGATGGTTCCATGCACGGTGTCTCAGCCGATGTCGGCGCGCACCTCATCAACTCCGACCGCATGTGGCACTACGTCGAAGGCATCCAGAATTGGAATCCGGTGTGGCCGTCGCACGGCATTCGCATCCTGCCTGGACCCTCATCGCTCTGGCTGGATGCCACCGGTCGCCGGTTGCCTGTTCCGCTCTACCCTGGCTTTGACACCCTCGGAACCCTCGCGCACCTGCGCACCACGGGTCACGATCACAGCTGGTTTGTGTTGTCGCAGTCCATCATCGAGAAAGAGTTCGCACTCAGCGGGTCGGAGCAAAACCCGGATCTCACCGGAAAAGACATCAGTCTGTTGCTCAAGTCGCGCCTCGCAAAGGGCGCGACCGGTCCCGTGCAGGCGTTCATGGATCAGGGCGCGGATTTCGTCGTGGAGCCGACGCTGGAGCGTCTCGTTGCGGGCATGCAAGCTCTGCCTGGCGGCGAGGCGCTTGACCCGGCGCGCGTGATCGCCGAAGTCGAAGCGCGCGACCGCGAAATGGAGAACGACTTCACGAAGGACTCACAAATTGCGATGTTGCGCGCGACACGCGCATACCGCGGTGACAAGCTCATTCGTACCGCGGCACCGCACCGCCTACAGGATCCGGCGGCGGGCCCGATGATTGCAGTGAAACTGCACATTTTGACGCGTAAGTCGCTTGGCGGCATTGAAACCGATCTCAATGGGCAGGCGTTGTCTGCGGATGGGAACCCTATTCCCGGTTTGTTCGCGGCAGGCGAGGCGAGCGGCTTCGGTGGCGGCGGCGTGCACGGCTATCGCGCGCTTGAGGGCACGTTTGTCGGTGGTTGCCTATTCTCAGGACGCCAGGCTGGCCGTGCGGCAGCAGATTCGAGTCGCTAA
- the orn gene encoding oligoribonuclease, with translation MSSSENDRLVWIDCEMTGLDLSIDELAEIAIVVTDFDLNILDPGLSLVIKPSDAALENMGEFVTNMHTTSGLITEIPDGISVAEAEERALAYIRQFVPQEMKAPLAGNTIGTDRMFLAKYMPQLDSFLHYRNVDVSSIKELSRRWYPRAYFQAPAKDGGHRALADILESIRELEYYRRAVFVADPGPTSVEAREASEAVVAKFTQNL, from the coding sequence GTGAGTTCAAGCGAGAACGACCGCCTCGTATGGATCGACTGCGAAATGACCGGTCTTGATCTGAGCATCGATGAGCTTGCCGAGATCGCGATCGTCGTCACAGACTTCGATCTCAACATTCTCGACCCGGGTCTTTCGCTCGTCATCAAACCGAGCGATGCTGCGCTTGAGAACATGGGTGAGTTCGTCACCAACATGCACACCACGAGTGGGCTGATCACAGAAATCCCGGATGGAATCTCTGTTGCCGAGGCAGAAGAGCGCGCACTGGCCTACATCCGTCAGTTCGTGCCCCAGGAAATGAAGGCTCCGCTCGCCGGAAACACCATCGGCACTGACCGCATGTTCCTTGCAAAGTACATGCCGCAGCTCGATTCTTTTCTGCATTATCGAAATGTTGACGTGTCGAGCATCAAGGAGCTTTCGCGACGCTGGTACCCGCGCGCATATTTCCAGGCTCCTGCAAAAGATGGCGGCCACCGGGCACTTGCTGACATTCTGGAATCGATCCGCGAGCTTGAGTATTACCGTCGCGCCGTCTTCGTTGCTGACCCCGGTCCGACAAGTGTCGAGGCGCGCGAGGCTTCCGAAGCCGTCGTGGCAAAGTTCACTCAAAATCTATGA
- the clpS gene encoding ATP-dependent Clp protease adapter ClpS, with protein MGMMSAIALPDIDLDRDIAVEPVAPWQTVVWDDPVNLMSYVSRVFRDYFGYSREKADELMLAVHHEGRAVVASGAREQMELHVQAMHGYGLWATVDQAQV; from the coding sequence CTGGGCATGATGAGTGCCATCGCCCTTCCCGATATTGACCTTGATCGCGACATTGCGGTCGAGCCGGTGGCGCCATGGCAAACGGTGGTATGGGATGACCCGGTCAATCTGATGTCGTACGTCTCTCGCGTCTTTCGCGACTACTTCGGATACTCCAGGGAAAAAGCGGACGAACTCATGCTCGCTGTTCATCATGAAGGTCGCGCTGTGGTCGCTTCTGGCGCTCGTGAGCAGATGGAGCTTCATGTGCAGGCGATGCACGGCTACGGGCTGTGGGCGACGGTAGACCAGGCGCAGGTATGA
- a CDS encoding acyl-CoA thioesterase II — MVEALDLTDMSARTTEDIFTGTTLPMPHGRIYGGQVLAQAIVAASRTLPDTRHVHSMHGYFLRPGDATSNVTLSVDRIHDGRSFSTRRVQAFQEGVPIFSMISSFQDEDRGVEHQDPMPAGIPDPEDLPNSADVIAAQLGRSWSDFFMATPLEQRYVTSPIQIAVTGERTATNAVWVKTRKRLPDDPWLHRAGLAFLSDSSIQDSVLRAHGVPWMTKGLKIASLDHAMWWHRDARVDEWLLYVQHSPNAINSRGLAQGRIYSRDGALVASVAQEIMIRVPDGTPDISWN; from the coding sequence ATGGTCGAAGCTCTCGACCTCACCGATATGTCAGCGCGCACTACAGAAGACATCTTCACGGGCACGACGCTTCCGATGCCGCACGGCCGCATCTACGGCGGCCAGGTGCTTGCGCAGGCGATCGTCGCTGCGTCTCGCACACTGCCAGACACACGACACGTGCACTCGATGCACGGATACTTTCTGCGTCCAGGCGATGCCACCTCCAACGTCACGCTCTCGGTCGATCGCATTCACGATGGCCGTTCGTTTTCAACGCGACGCGTGCAGGCGTTTCAGGAGGGGGTTCCGATCTTCTCCATGATCTCCTCATTCCAAGATGAAGATCGCGGAGTGGAACACCAAGATCCGATGCCTGCGGGAATTCCGGACCCGGAAGATCTTCCCAACTCGGCTGACGTGATCGCCGCGCAGCTCGGCCGTAGCTGGAGCGACTTCTTCATGGCGACGCCGCTGGAGCAGCGTTATGTCACATCCCCTATTCAGATTGCGGTGACGGGCGAACGCACCGCGACGAACGCGGTCTGGGTGAAAACACGCAAGCGCCTGCCTGATGACCCGTGGTTACACCGTGCCGGCCTCGCGTTCTTGAGCGATTCATCTATTCAGGATTCCGTGTTGCGTGCACACGGGGTTCCGTGGATGACGAAGGGACTCAAGATTGCGAGCCTTGACCACGCCATGTGGTGGCATCGTGATGCCCGCGTCGACGAGTGGCTGCTGTATGTGCAGCACTCCCCCAATGCGATCAATAGCCGAGGACTCGCTCAGGGCCGCATTTACAGTCGCGATGGCGCCCTCGTCGCGAGCGTCGCGCAAGAAATCATGATCCGGGTGCCCGATGGTACTCCGGATATCAGCTGGAACTAG
- the ssb gene encoding single-stranded DNA-binding protein, translating to MSDTITVIGNLAEDPILKNMATGIDVVNLRVASAQRWYDKANEKWVEGEPNWFTVAAYRSLAVHAAASLHKGDRVIVHGKLRVRHWKDGERRGVNVEVDADALGPDLRWGQSTFVRETRPENAEASAAPDVQAEESFPDSVPQDELEPAPF from the coding sequence ATGTCAGACACCATCACCGTCATCGGCAACCTCGCCGAAGACCCCATCCTGAAGAACATGGCGACAGGAATAGATGTCGTCAATCTTCGAGTCGCGAGTGCGCAACGCTGGTACGACAAAGCGAATGAGAAGTGGGTTGAGGGTGAGCCCAACTGGTTCACCGTTGCTGCGTATCGTTCGCTGGCCGTGCATGCGGCCGCGTCGCTGCACAAGGGCGACCGCGTCATCGTGCACGGAAAGCTTCGCGTGCGGCACTGGAAAGACGGAGAGCGTCGCGGGGTCAACGTCGAAGTGGACGCCGACGCGCTGGGGCCTGATCTGCGCTGGGGCCAGAGCACGTTCGTGCGTGAAACACGGCCAGAAAACGCTGAGGCATCGGCTGCACCTGATGTGCAGGCAGAAGAGTCATTTCCGGATTCCGTCCCACAGGACGAACTGGAACCGGCACCGTTCTGA
- a CDS encoding metallopeptidase family protein — translation MMEMDADAFDELVSDELDRLPEDMVNGLDNVIFVVEDYSEDGSTDLLGLYDGLALTERDRYGMGDLPDRIIVYRMAHLLACETEDELRDEVHTTLVHEIAHFYGIDDARLHELGWA, via the coding sequence ATGATGGAGATGGACGCTGATGCGTTCGACGAACTCGTCAGCGACGAACTCGATCGTCTCCCCGAAGACATGGTCAATGGCCTCGATAACGTCATCTTCGTGGTGGAGGACTACAGCGAAGACGGCTCAACGGATTTGCTTGGCTTGTACGACGGCCTCGCGCTCACCGAACGCGACCGCTACGGCATGGGAGACCTTCCAGACCGCATCATCGTCTATCGCATGGCGCATTTGCTTGCGTGCGAGACCGAAGACGAATTGCGCGATGAGGTACACACCACACTTGTGCACGAAATTGCACACTTCTACGGCATCGATGATGCGCGCCTTCACGAACTAGGCTGGGCATGA
- a CDS encoding LysE family transporter, with protein sequence MTWTLWATLLFATIVISLTPGAGAVNTMTNSINEGWRRSIWGIAGQQLALIVHVVIVAAGVGVFIANSPVLFEIVRYAGAAYLVYLGLRLIFARVADEDASVESRRTRESGWSMLRRGFWVNILNPKAIVFFLAFVPQFIRLDRDPLPQYLVLIITVIVVDVLVMWFFFAVAARPFRRLTATASGQKLLNRIFGALFIAVAALLAIVH encoded by the coding sequence ATGACATGGACGCTCTGGGCAACGCTGCTCTTTGCGACGATCGTTATTAGTCTCACACCCGGAGCCGGGGCCGTGAACACGATGACGAACTCGATCAACGAAGGATGGCGCCGCTCCATCTGGGGCATCGCCGGCCAGCAGCTCGCGCTCATCGTTCATGTCGTTATCGTCGCGGCCGGAGTCGGTGTCTTCATTGCCAACTCCCCCGTGCTCTTCGAGATAGTTCGCTACGCTGGCGCCGCCTACCTTGTCTACCTGGGTCTGCGCCTGATCTTTGCTCGCGTTGCAGACGAAGACGCCAGCGTCGAGTCGCGTCGCACGCGCGAAAGCGGCTGGTCGATGCTGCGGCGCGGCTTTTGGGTGAACATCCTCAACCCGAAGGCCATCGTCTTTTTCCTCGCGTTCGTTCCGCAGTTCATTCGCCTTGACCGCGACCCGCTCCCCCAGTATCTGGTCTTAATCATCACGGTGATCGTGGTTGATGTTCTCGTGATGTGGTTCTTCTTCGCCGTCGCCGCTCGTCCGTTCCGGCGTCTCACCGCCACCGCATCGGGCCAGAAACTCCTCAACCGCATCTTCGGAGCCCTCTTCATCGCCGTTGCGGCACTTCTCGCCATCGTCCACTGA
- the ettA gene encoding energy-dependent translational throttle protein EttA, which produces MAEYIYSMVRARKAVGEKLILDDVTMSFLPGAKIGMVGPNGAGKSTILKIMAGLDTPSNGEAVLTPGYTVGILMQEPELDETKTVLENIEAGVAIKGKLNRFNEISAQMADPDADFDALLAEMGSLQEEIDAADGWDIDSQLEQAMDALRTPPSDAEIKHLSGGEKRRVALAKLLLQKPDLLLLDEPTNHLDAESVQWLEQHLQKYPGAVIAITHDRYFLDHVAEWIAEVDRGRLIGYEGNYSTYLEKKRERLEVQGKKDAKLAKRLSEELDWVRSNAKGRQAKSKARLARYEEMATEAERTRKLDFEEIQIPAGPRLGSIVIEAKNLQKGFDGRSLISNLSFSLPPNGIVGIIGPNGVGKTTLFKTIVGLEPLDGGELKIGETVKLSYVDQSRANIDPNKTLWEVVSDGLDIITVGKTEIPSRAYVSKFGFKGPDQQKKAGVLSGGERNRLNLALTLKEGGNVLLLDEPTNDLDVETLSSLENALLEFPGCAVVITHDRWFLDRIATHILAYEGTDENPDQWYWFEGNFDSYEQNKVERLGADAAAPHRSTHRKLTRD; this is translated from the coding sequence ATGGCTGAATATATCTACTCGATGGTTCGCGCACGCAAGGCGGTGGGCGAGAAGCTCATCCTGGACGACGTGACCATGTCGTTCTTGCCTGGCGCCAAGATCGGTATGGTCGGCCCGAACGGCGCCGGTAAGTCCACGATCCTCAAGATCATGGCAGGTCTTGACACTCCCTCCAACGGTGAGGCAGTTCTCACGCCTGGGTACACCGTCGGCATCCTGATGCAGGAGCCCGAGCTCGACGAGACGAAGACCGTGCTCGAGAACATCGAGGCCGGTGTCGCGATCAAGGGCAAGCTCAACCGCTTCAACGAAATCTCAGCGCAGATGGCTGACCCTGATGCCGACTTCGACGCATTGCTTGCCGAAATGGGGTCGCTCCAGGAAGAGATCGACGCTGCAGACGGTTGGGACATCGATTCCCAGCTTGAGCAGGCTATGGACGCCCTGCGCACGCCGCCGTCTGACGCTGAAATCAAGCACCTTTCCGGTGGTGAAAAGCGCCGTGTTGCACTGGCCAAGCTCCTCCTGCAGAAGCCTGACCTGCTGCTTCTTGACGAGCCCACAAACCACCTGGACGCGGAGAGCGTGCAGTGGCTCGAGCAACACCTGCAGAAGTACCCAGGCGCTGTTATCGCGATTACACACGACCGGTACTTCCTTGACCACGTCGCCGAGTGGATCGCTGAGGTCGACCGTGGTCGCCTGATCGGCTACGAAGGTAACTACTCGACCTATCTCGAGAAGAAGCGTGAGCGTCTTGAGGTTCAGGGTAAGAAGGACGCGAAGCTTGCGAAGCGCCTTTCTGAAGAACTCGACTGGGTTCGCTCGAACGCGAAGGGCCGCCAGGCAAAGTCGAAGGCACGTTTGGCTCGCTACGAAGAGATGGCGACGGAGGCTGAGCGCACCCGCAAACTCGACTTCGAAGAAATCCAGATTCCGGCTGGTCCCCGCCTCGGATCGATCGTGATCGAGGCGAAGAACCTTCAGAAGGGATTCGACGGCCGCTCGCTCATCTCGAACCTGTCGTTTAGCCTTCCGCCGAACGGCATCGTCGGCATCATTGGCCCGAACGGCGTCGGTAAGACCACCCTGTTCAAGACGATTGTCGGCCTCGAGCCGCTGGACGGCGGCGAGCTGAAGATCGGTGAAACGGTCAAGCTGAGCTACGTTGACCAGTCACGCGCCAACATCGACCCGAACAAGACGCTGTGGGAGGTCGTATCTGACGGTCTTGACATCATCACCGTCGGCAAGACCGAGATTCCGTCGCGCGCCTACGTTTCGAAGTTCGGTTTCAAGGGGCCGGACCAGCAGAAGAAGGCCGGCGTTCTCTCCGGTGGTGAACGTAACCGCCTGAACCTCGCGCTGACGCTGAAGGAGGGCGGCAACGTCCTGCTTCTTGACGAGCCGACAAACGACCTGGACGTTGAAACCCTGTCGAGCCTCGAAAACGCCCTGCTCGAGTTCCCCGGTTGTGCTGTGGTCATCACGCACGACCGTTGGTTCCTCGACCGCATCGCAACGCACATCCTTGCGTACGAAGGCACCGACGAAAACCCGGACCAGTGGTACTGGTTCGAGGGCAACTTCGACTCCTACGAACAGAACAAGGTGGAACGCCTTGGCGCTGATGCTGCCGCTCCTCACCGTTCGACGCACCGCAAGCTGACTCGTGACTGA
- the msrA gene encoding peptide-methionine (S)-S-oxide reductase MsrA, with the protein METYVLAGGCFWCLDAAYRALNGISEVVSGYIGGQTVNPTYEQVCTGATGHAEAVAVTFDPEVIPGSVILDAFFTMHDPRQLNRQGNDIGTQYRSAMFPTSPEQKAVFDEARIRAAGLWDGEIQTTMEEATEFYRAEDYHQDFFAKNPTQGYCLAVAVPKVNKVRAGFSQYIKR; encoded by the coding sequence GTGGAAACGTATGTTTTGGCCGGCGGTTGCTTTTGGTGTCTCGACGCGGCCTATCGCGCGCTGAACGGTATTTCGGAGGTCGTTTCCGGCTACATCGGCGGCCAGACTGTCAACCCGACCTACGAGCAGGTGTGTACGGGTGCGACGGGGCACGCGGAAGCCGTCGCGGTGACCTTTGATCCGGAAGTCATTCCTGGTTCCGTCATTCTCGATGCGTTTTTCACGATGCATGACCCGCGTCAGCTGAACCGCCAGGGCAATGACATCGGCACTCAATACCGTTCTGCAATGTTCCCGACGTCGCCGGAACAAAAGGCTGTTTTCGATGAGGCCCGCATCCGCGCTGCCGGTCTGTGGGATGGCGAGATCCAAACGACCATGGAAGAGGCCACGGAGTTTTACCGGGCAGAGGACTACCACCAGGATTTCTTCGCGAAGAATCCCACCCAGGGCTACTGCCTCGCCGTTGCGGTACCCAAGGTGAACAAGGTGCGCGCCGGGTTTAGTCAGTACATCAAGCGATAA
- a CDS encoding DUF2017 family protein has translation MSTTITFFDGEVHVLTDLVTQLIALYEESDLADPAMERLSPIAYRGDAAAAAEFRRLTSDDLLSQRTRDATAVLATLSAGPSDTSVAVDEDPRGTLEVSLSDDDVLAWMRTLAALRLVLATRLGLDTADEHNAEHDDENPTLAIYDWLAYRLEMLVEATDS, from the coding sequence ATGAGCACGACAATCACCTTCTTTGACGGCGAGGTGCACGTCCTCACCGACCTCGTGACGCAACTCATCGCGCTCTACGAGGAATCCGATCTGGCCGACCCGGCGATGGAGCGACTTTCGCCGATCGCCTACCGCGGCGATGCTGCCGCCGCCGCCGAGTTTCGGCGACTAACCTCCGACGATCTCCTCTCCCAGCGCACACGGGACGCAACCGCCGTGCTTGCAACGCTTTCGGCAGGTCCTTCAGACACATCAGTTGCGGTGGATGAAGATCCTCGCGGCACGCTCGAGGTCTCCCTGAGCGATGACGATGTGTTGGCGTGGATGCGCACGCTGGCGGCGCTGCGCCTCGTCCTCGCTACTCGACTCGGCCTCGACACCGCTGACGAGCACAACGCTGAGCACGACGACGAGAATCCGACCCTAGCGATATACGACTGGCTGGCATACCGGCTTGAGATGCTCGTCGAGGCCACCGACTCCTAA
- a CDS encoding thioesterase family protein, whose amino-acid sequence MTDQQRLHIPIHVRWGDLDAYNHVNNAAMLKLLEEARVRAFWEPLPGEDGPTTAVLTPGIDTGLLTLIARQEIEYLLPVPYQRRPLDVQMWFGHIGGSSLEVCYEVWSPRGDENQVMYAKSTAIIVLVDAGSGRPLRLTDQMREAWEPYVGEPIAYKHRR is encoded by the coding sequence GTGACTGATCAGCAGCGTTTGCACATCCCCATCCATGTGCGGTGGGGCGATCTTGACGCGTACAACCACGTCAACAATGCGGCGATGCTTAAGCTCCTCGAAGAAGCACGAGTACGTGCGTTCTGGGAGCCGCTGCCCGGTGAGGACGGCCCGACAACGGCTGTCCTCACGCCGGGCATTGACACGGGCCTACTCACCCTCATCGCACGGCAGGAGATCGAGTATCTGCTGCCCGTTCCATACCAGCGTCGTCCGCTCGACGTGCAGATGTGGTTCGGCCACATCGGCGGCTCCAGCCTCGAGGTCTGCTACGAAGTGTGGTCACCCCGTGGCGATGAGAACCAGGTGATGTACGCCAAATCGACAGCCATCATTGTGCTCGTTGACGCGGGAAGCGGACGCCCGCTGCGCCTGACTGATCAGATGCGTGAGGCCTGGGAACCGTACGTCGGCGAACCGATCGCCTACAAGCACCGTCGGTAA
- the dinB gene encoding DNA polymerase IV produces MGRGDGSNRVFSLPGDDDSGTSILHVDMDAFYASVAILDDPSLAGKAIIIGAPEGRSVVSSASYEARRFGVRAAMPMGQAIRLCPHGVIVTPSFHRYVEVSKQVMEIFQRFTPLVEPLSIDEAFLDVSGARRLWGSPGQIAALIRETVEREVGITCSVGVAATKHVAKMASTLCKPDGMLFVPEAQTLSFLGPRSVRQMWGVGPKAAEALENRGIRTIADVRATRTAALNRALGPAMGNRVRELAHGVDERIVVTEHAEKSIGHEETFERDVADKEQLRSELLRLADRVGIRLRKAGVESRTIAIKVRFNDFSTLSRSQTLPEPTDVGMRIADAARDLFETIDLVAPVRLIGVRAEKLQPKGGSALALWDDDKDWRRVDDALDDAAERFGSGAVTRAAFLGRGDRYAAPRAPKLDERG; encoded by the coding sequence TTGATGATCCATCGCTCGCGGGCAAAGCGATCATTATCGGCGCCCCTGAGGGCCGTTCGGTCGTCTCTAGCGCCTCCTATGAGGCCCGTCGCTTCGGCGTGCGGGCGGCGATGCCCATGGGGCAAGCGATTCGGCTGTGTCCGCACGGCGTGATCGTCACGCCGTCTTTTCATCGTTACGTTGAGGTCTCAAAACAGGTGATGGAGATCTTCCAGCGGTTTACTCCGTTGGTCGAGCCGCTATCAATCGACGAGGCTTTTCTTGACGTGTCTGGTGCGCGCCGGCTGTGGGGGAGCCCTGGGCAGATCGCGGCGCTGATTCGAGAGACGGTAGAGCGCGAGGTCGGGATCACCTGCAGCGTGGGGGTCGCGGCGACGAAGCACGTGGCGAAGATGGCATCGACGCTGTGCAAACCCGATGGCATGCTGTTTGTGCCTGAGGCACAGACGCTGAGCTTCCTCGGCCCGCGTTCGGTTCGTCAGATGTGGGGAGTCGGGCCGAAGGCCGCAGAAGCGCTGGAGAACCGCGGCATCCGTACCATTGCAGATGTCCGCGCGACACGGACAGCAGCGTTGAATCGCGCGCTTGGGCCCGCCATGGGCAACCGCGTGCGTGAGCTTGCGCATGGCGTCGACGAGCGCATCGTGGTGACGGAGCACGCCGAGAAGAGCATCGGTCATGAAGAGACGTTCGAGCGTGACGTTGCCGATAAAGAACAGCTGCGCAGCGAGCTCTTGCGGCTGGCAGATCGCGTCGGTATTCGTCTCCGCAAGGCCGGTGTTGAATCACGCACGATCGCGATCAAGGTGCGGTTTAACGACTTCAGCACACTCAGTCGTTCGCAGACGCTTCCCGAGCCCACCGACGTCGGCATGCGCATCGCAGATGCGGCACGCGACCTGTTTGAGACGATCGATCTGGTAGCCCCGGTACGACTCATCGGAGTGCGCGCTGAGAAGCTGCAACCCAAGGGCGGTTCCGCGCTCGCGCTGTGGGACGACGATAAAGACTGGCGGCGCGTTGACGATGCCCTGGACGACGCGGCGGAACGCTTTGGATCCGGGGCGGTCACCCGAGCTGCGTTCTTGGGGCGCGGCGACCGGTACGCAGCCCCGCGCGCTCCCAAACTGGATGAGCGCGGATAG